Proteins from a single region of Cydia amplana chromosome 17, ilCydAmpl1.1, whole genome shotgun sequence:
- the LOC134655891 gene encoding uncharacterized protein LOC134655891: MATSNSVGLFSSFNHQQQEWLTYKNRLEQWFIANNIDEASDKAGVRRRAILLSALNESTYQLASNLALPGVLENKSYSEVVKLLDAHFTPKRCVFAERYHFHSAMQKVGETSAQWAARLRGLAAHCQFKNIEEALLDRFIMGMQSGKEREKLFSKELSELTLAKAIEIAESVRCARAAASATLASTATAVVPGAESVLKIGETTGGRGNKCSVCGLSSHKTENCRYVNYKCKKCKKKGHLRKMCNLKYVESEEVSEDDDVLAD; the protein is encoded by the exons ATGGCAACTTCAAACTCGGTCGgcttattttcaagttttaaccATCAACAACAAGAGTGGCTTACGTATAAAAATAGGCTTGAACAGTGGTTCATCGCGAACAACATCGACGAGGCAAGCGACAAAGCGGGTGTAAGAAGGCGCGCCATCTTGCTAAGTGCACTTAACGAAAGCACCTATCAATTAGCAAGTAACCTTGCACTGCCCGGTGTTCTTGAAAACAAGAGTTACAGTGAAGTGGTAAAGTTATTGGATGCACATTTTACTCCAAAGCGCTGCGTTTTTGCGGAGCGGTATCACTTCCATTCTGCAATGCAGAAGGTAGGCGAAACTTCGGCGCAGTGGGCCGCGCGACTGCGCGGGCTTGCCGCGCATTGCCAGTTTAAGAACATCGAGGAGGCGCTTTTAGACAGATTTATCATGGGCATGCAGTCTGGTAAAGAGCGCGAAAAATTGTTTTCGAAGGAGCTTAGCGAACTCACCCTAGCGAAAGCAATAGAAATAGCTGAAAGCGTGCGGTGCGCTCGCGCCGCAGCCAGCGCGACCTTGGCTTCCACCGCGACGGCGGTGGTGCCCGGCGCTGAGAGCGTGTTGAAGATCGGCGAGACTACAGGGGGTCGCGGGAATAAGTGTTCTGTGTGCGGTCTAAGTAGTCATAAAACGGAGAACTGTCGTTACGTAAATTACAAGTGCAAAAAGTGTAAAAAGAAGGGTCACTTACGTAAGATGTGTAACCTTAAGTACGTTGAGTCAGAGGAGGTGAGCGAGGATGATGATG tgCTCGCAGATTAA